The Leifsonia sp. ZF2019 DNA segment TCGGCGATCCGGGCCGTCAGGGCGGCATCGTGGAACATCACAGGGACGATGGGATGCTCGCCGGGCAGGAGCTCGAAGCCGGCCTCCGTCATCAGCTCGCGGAACAGGCGCGCATTCGCGACGAGGCGGGCGCGGAGGTCGTCCGACGCCTCCAGCAGGTCGAGCGCGGCGAGGGTGCCTGCGACGATCGACGGCGCGAGCGTGTTGGAGAACAGATAGGGCCGCGACCGCTGGCGGAGCAGGTCGACGACCTTCTGCCGCGACGCGACGTAGCCTCCGGAGGCGCCGCCGAGGGCCTTGCCGAACGTGCCGGTGTAGATGTCGACACGGTCGGCGACGCCGCAGAACTCCGGCGTGCCCCGGCCGTGCTCGCCGACGAAGCCGACGGCGTGCGAGTCGTCCACGAAGACGAGCGCGCCGAACTCGTCGGCCAGGTCGCAGATCTCGCGCAGCGGTGCGATGTACCCGTCCATCGAGAAGACGCCGTCGGTGACGATGACCGTGAAGCGGGCGCCGGCCTCTCGCGCCGCCTCGAGCTGCGCGCGCAGGTCGTCGAGGTCGCGGTTGCGGTAACGGAAGCGCTGCGCCTTGGAGAGGCGGATGCCGTCGATGATCGACGCGTGGTTGAGGGCGTCGGAGACGATCGCGTCCTCCGGGCCGAACAGCGTCTCGAAGACGCCGCCGTTCGCGTCGAAGCACGAGGAGTACAGGATGGTCGCCTCGGTGCCGAGGAACTGCGACACCCGCCGCTCCAGCTCCAGGTGCTGCTCCTGCGTGCCGCAGATGAAGCGCACGCTGGCCATCCCGTAACCCCACTCGTCGAGGGCGGACTTCGCCGCGTCGCGCAGGGCGGGATGATCGGCCAGACCGAGGTAGTTGTTGGCGCAGAAGTTGAGCACCTCGGCGCCGTCGGCGATGATCTGCGCCGACTGCGGGCCGTGGATGCTGCGTTCCCGCTTGGTCAGGCCCGCGGCCTCGATCTCCGCCAGCTGCCCCGCGAGGTGCTGCTCGAAACTCCCATACATCTCAGACCTCCGTCCAGTCGAGGATGACCTTGCCGCCGCCGGCCGACGCCGCCGCCGCGAAGCCCCGTTCCCACTCGCGCGCCGCGAAACGGTCGGACACGATCGACGCGATCGCATCGTGCAGCGGCTTCGAAGTCTGCAGCATCGCGCCCATCGCGTTCCACGTCTCGAACATCTCGCGGCCGTAGATGCCCTTGAGCGTGAGCATGTGGGTGACCACGATGCCCCAGTCGACGGCGATCGACTGCGACGGGAGGCCGAGCATCGCGATGCGCCCTCCGTGGTTCATGTTCTCGATCATCTGCGGGAGCGCGGTGGGCGCCCCGCTCATCTCGAAGCCGACATCGAAGCCTTCGCGCATCCCGAGCGCCTGCTGCGCCTGCCGGATGTCGTGCTGCGAGACGTCGACGGTGAAGTCGGCACCCATCCCCTGCGCGAGGGCGAGGCGCTGCGCGCTGACGTCGGTGCCGACGATGAAGCGCGCGCCCACGTGCCGGGCGACCGCGATGGCCATCAGGCCGATGGGTCCACAGCCGGTGACGAGCACGTCCTCCCCGACCACCGGGAACGCGAGGGCGGTGTGCACGGCGTTGCCGAGCGGATCGAAGAGCGCCCCGACCTCCGGCTCGATGGCGCTGTGGTGCACCCAGACGTTCGTCGCCGGGAGCACGAGGAACTCGGCGAACGCGCCGTCCCGCTGCACGCCGACGCCCTGTGTGCGGATGCACATCTGGCGCCGTCCGGCGCGGCAGTTGCGGCAGGTCCCGCAGACGATGTGGCCCTCGCCTGACACCAGATCGCCGACGGCGACATCGCGCACCAGCGGCCCGACCTCGACGACCTCGCCGAAGAACTCGTGGCCCGGCACGAGCGGCGCGGCCACGGCGGAGGCGGCCCAGTCGTCCCAGCGCTGGATGTGCAGATCGGTGCCGCAGATCCCGGTGCGCAGCACGCGGATCTTGACGTCCTCCGGCCCGGCCTCGGGCTCGGGGAGGTCGCGGAACTCGAGACCCGGCCCGGCCTCGCTCTTGAACAGGGCTCTCATAGCCACCTTCCTCGTCGACGGCCTTCGTGGGGCGCATCAAGTGGAGTCGAACGCGCCTCCCCCGCCTTGTGAGCGGGGAGGGAGGAGCGTTTCGCCGCTGACAGCCTAGACCACCGCATCACGGCCGGCCCCTTCCCGACCGCGCTGCCCGCCGTCGAAGTAGGCGCGCAGCTCGGCGTCGAGCTCGGGCACGGGGAGCAGCCCGCCGTCGCCGCGGAGGGAGGCCGTGGCGACGACGCCCGCGGCGACGGCATGGCGGGCCGCGACCGGCGAGGTGAGGGTCGTGCCGCCGTCGCGCACGAACGCGACGAACTCGTCGATGAGGAGCCGGTCCGCTCCTCCGTGGCCGCCCGCGCCCTCCGGGACGATGAACGTCTCGTCGGCCGGTGCCGCACCCGCGTGCCGCCGGTTCCACAGCCGCACCTCCGAGCCCGTCTCGTCACCGAGGTTCTCCAGCCGGCCCTCGGTCCCGATGACCGTGTAGTTGCGCCAGTAGTCGGGCGTGAAGTGGCACTGCTCGTAGGAGGCGAGCACCCCGCTGTCGAGCACCAGGTTCACCTGCGAGATGTCCTCGACGTCGACCACCGGGTTGAGCCCCTCCGCCGTGGTCGGCGGCCAGTTGTCGAGGCTGAACCAGTCGTGCATCCGCTCGCCCGAGCGGTCACGGCGGTCCTGGATGCCGCCGTAGACGCTGAGCGATCCGATCGCCTGCACCCGCCGCGAGTACCCGCCGCCCAGCCAGTGGATGACGTCGATGTCGTGCGCGCCCTTCTGGAGCAGGAGCCCGACAGACTTGGAGCGGTCCGCGTGCCAGTCCTTGAAGTAGAAGTCGCCGCCGTTGCCGACGAAGTGGCGGCACCACACGGCCTTCACCTCGCCGATCCTGCCCTCGTCGATGAGCCGTCGCATCAGGGTGATCACGGGCATGTGCCGCATGTTGTGACCGACGTAGAGCCGGGAGCCCGTGCGATGCGCGGCCTCCAGGATGCGGTCGCAGTCGTCGATGGAGATCGCGAGCGGCTTCTCGCAGAACACGGCGACGCCGGCCTCGAGGGCGGGCACGGCGACCTCCGCGTGGCGGTCGTCCGGGGTGAGCACCATGACGGCGTCCACCCCCGAGGCGAGCAGCTCGTCGAGGCTCGGCGTGACGAGCGCGTCGGGGAACGCCTCCGCCGCCTGCGCGCGGGATCGCTCGCTGAGGTCGCACACCGCGACCACGCGCGATCCGTCTCCCGGACGGTGGGCCTCCCGGGCGAGATGGCCCCTCAGGCCGAAGCCGACGACACCGATTCTGACGTCCACGAACACTCCTCACGTGACAGGTGGATGGAAAAGAGATATGGGGAAGAGAACAGACCGGCTCGGCGTCAGCCGGCCGTCGACTCGCGCACGACGAGCGACCAGTCGAAGACGTGCAGCTCCCCGTGGTCGTCCCGGGCCGGCCTCCCGAGAGCGCGGTCCACGATGATCCGCGCCTGTTTGCGGTAGAAGTCGGGCGGCCCGACCGTGGAGAGCGCGGGCTCCACCAGGCGTGCGTCCGGGGTGTTGCCCACCCCGATGACGGACACCGCGTCCGGGACCCGCAGGCCGAGCCGGTGCGCCGCGTTCACCACGGCGATGGCCGCGAAGTCCGTCGTCGCGTAGATCGCCGTGGGCCGGTCGTAGCCCGAGAGCAGTTCGATCGCGGCCGTGAACGCGCTCGCCTGGGTGTCTTCGAAGAACGCGACGCGGTCCTCCCGCACCGGCAGGCCACGCTGCCGGAGGGCGTCGCGGTAGACCGTGTACCGCGACTCCCCCGTCGACGCGTAGGCCGTGCGGGTCGTGAGGCAGGCGATGTCGGTGTGCCGCTCCAGCAGGTGCTCGACGGCCAGCCGGGATCCCGGGATCGCGTCCGACCGGATGACGTCGAAGCCATTCGGCTCGAGCCGCTCGTCGAACACCACCAGGCGTTGGCCGCTCTCGACGAGCTCGGACAGCTTGCGTTCCGCGTCGGCCCGATCGCCGCCGAGTCCGTCGATGTAGGCCACATCCGCCCGCTGCGCGTTCAGCGCCGTGTACCAGTCGCCGTCGGCGAGGATCATCGTCGTGAGGCCGTGCTCGTTCGCCGCCTCGTTCACCGCCGCGGCGACGGCCAGCGACCACGGGTCGCTCAGCATGTGCAGCGACAAGTGGATCAGCCCGGTACGGCCCGTGCGCACGGCGCGCGCCGAGGCGTTCGGCCGGTAGCCGAGTCGCTCGACCGCGTCGCGCACCCGCTGAACCGTCGCCTCGCTGACACCCGGGCCTCCTCCAGCGCGGCCGGAGAGCACGTACGACACCGTCGCCGTGGAGACCCCGGCCTCCTGCGCGACCGCCTTCATCGTGGGCCGTCCCGGCTCGCGCTTCAGCTGCTCCGTCATGCCGAGAACTCACCCCTTCGATCCTGAGAAGGCTATCCCCTGGATGAACTGCTTCTGCAGGAAGAGGAACGTGAGCAGCATCGGCAGCGCCGCGAGCAGAGCACCCGCCATGAGCACGGGGTAGTCCGTGCCGTGCAGCCCGACAAGCTGGGCGAGCCCGACCGACAACGGCATCCGGTTCGGATCCGTGGTCACGACGAGCGGCCACAGCAGGTCGTTCCACGACCAGAGCACGGTGAACACGGTCAACGCGATGATCCCCGGCTTCGCCAACGGGAGCATGATGCGCCAGAAGACCTGCCACACGTTCGCGCCGTCGATGCGCGCCGCCTCCTCCAGCTCGGCGGGCATGGAAAGGAAGAACTGCCGCATCAGGAACGTGCCGAACGCGCTGAAGATGCCCGGCAGGATCAGCCCCTGCAGCGAGTTCAGCCAGCCCAGCGACTGGATGATCTCGTACTGCGGCAGCAGGTACAGCTGCGAGGGGACCATCAGCACCGAGAGGAACGCCACGAACAGCGCGTTACTGCCGCGGAACGGGATGCGCGCGAAGCCGTACCCCGCCATCGTGCAGAGCACGACCTGCCCGAGCGTGCGACCGATGGTGAGCACGGCGGAGTTGACGAACATCGCCGCGAACGGCATCGAGGCGAAGACCTTCGCGAAGTTGCCGAACTCCCACGGCGCGGGGAGGAGCTGCGGCGGCACCTGCACCGACCCGGGGAACGTCTTGAACGCCGTCAGCAGCTGCCAGACGAACGGGAACACCATCAGCACGGCACCGAGGGCGAGCAGCACGTGCACGAGCCACGGCCGGCGTTTGGACTCATTCATAGTGCACCCACTTCTTCTGCAGCCGGAACTGCACGATCGTCAGGCCGAGGATGATGACCAGCAGCAGGAACGCGACCGCCGCCGCGTACCCGCGGTCGTTGTCCAGGAACCCTGCCTGGTAGAAGAGGTAGACGATGGTCCGGGTGTCGGGCAGCGCCGGATTGGTGCGTCCGATCATGAGGTAGACCAGGTCGAACACCTGCAGCGAGCCGATGACGTTGATCACGCTCACGAAGAAGATGCTCGGGCTCAGCAGCGGAACGGTGATCGAGAAGAACGTCCGGATCGGTCCGGCGCCGTCGAGCGACGCCGCCTCCATCAGGGTGTCCGGGATGCCCTGCAACCCCGCGAGGAAGATGACGATGTTCGTCCCGAGCCCCGCCCAGATCCCGACCAGGGCGACCGCGTACAGCGCCGTCGCCGGGTTCGTCAGCCAGCTCGTGCCGGTGATGCCCACGGCGTGCAGCGCCTGGTTCAGGATGCCGTAGTCGCCGTTGTAGAGCATCTTCCAGACCAGCGCCACCGCGGCGGGCATGGTGACGACGGGCAGGAAGTACAGCATCCGGTAGACGCTGCGGCCGCGCAGCCCGGCCGTGTTCAGCAGGGCCGCGACCGCGACGGCGAGCGGGATGCCCACCAGCGCGATCACGGTGTACAGCGCCGTGTTGACGAGCGCCCTGCCGAGGTCGGGGTCGGCCGCGAGCCGGGCGTAGTTCTCGAGCCCGACGAAGTCCGATCCGCCGAACGGCCCCGACCGGGTGAAGGAGAGGACGAAGGTGCGGACCGTCGGCCAGAGGTAGAAGACGAGCAGGCCGAGGGCGGTGGGCCCGATGAAGAGCGCGGCCCACCACGGTGAGGCGAAGGGCCCGCGCCTCCGGCGGCGCGGAGCGGTCGTCGCGGTCATCCGCTACTTCTTCTCCTTGTCGAGGGCGGCCTGCATCTTCTTCGCCAGGGTCGCGAGCCCCTCCTCCGGGCTGATGCTGAGCGCCCACACCTGGGAGAGCGTCTGGTCCTGGATCGCGGTCCACGCGGCCGTGTTGATGGAGGCCGGGTAGGGAACGGCGGTGTCGAGCGCATCGGTGAACACCGACAGCCGGAACGACGGGTATGCATCGATCCACGCCTGCTGGGTACCCTCGTAGGCCGGGATCACCGCCCCGCTCGCAGCCTGTATCCCGGCCGCCTGCTCACCCGACGCGAAGACGGCGAACTTCTTCGCAGCGTCGAGGTGCGGCGACTTCGCGTTGGCGACGTTCGCGAGTCCGTGCACCACGGACTGGTTGCCCTCCGGGCCGCGTGGCAGGGGCGCGACGTCGACGTGGTCCCTGACGGCCGGGTCCTGCCCGTACTTGTTCGCACTCCAAGAGCCGGACCAGTACATCGCGATCGTGCCCGAGAGGAAGGCGTCCTCCGGGGAGGTGTCGGTCATCTGCTCGAGCGTGGGCGAGACGCCGCTCGTGATCTGGTCGATCCAGAACTGGATGCCCTCGCGCGTCTTCGGGTCGTCGTAGCCGGTCGTGGTCCCGTCAGCGCTGATGACCGAGCCGCCGGCCTGGGCGATGGTGTCGTAGTAGTTCTGCTGGTCGTTGAGCGCGGCGGCCGATCCCCACACGCCGGCCTCCGGGTTCGTGAGCGCCTTCGCTGTCGCGAGGTAGTCGTCCCAGGTCCAGCCCGCCTCCGGATAGGCGACGCCCGCCGCGTCGAACAGCGCCTTGTCGTACCAGACGCCGATGGTGTCGAAGTCCTTGGGAACGCCGTAGAGCTTCCCGTCGACGGTGTAGATGTCGGTGAGCCCCTCGGAGTACTTCGACGTGTCGACGCCGTCCAGCGGCGCCAGCACTCCGTTGGAGGCGTAGAGCTTGCTGTTCGGGCCGTTCATCCAGAACACGTCGGGGGCGCTTCCCCCGGTGACGGCCGTCTGCAGCTTCGTCCAGTACTGCGAGAACGGCGTGACCTGGATCTTCACGGTGACCCCGGGGTTCTCCTTCTCGTAGGCGTCGGCGATCTTCTGCATCGCCGGCTGCTGCACAGGGTCCCAGATGCCGTACTGGAGGGTGACCGGTCCGCGGTCGTCCCCTTCCGACGAGCAGGCGGCCAGGCCGGTGACGGCGAGGGCGGCGGTGAGCAGCGCGGCCAGGCGTGCGCGGCGGTGGTGGTGTCGAGGCATCCGTCTTCTCCTTTGAACAGCGGTTCTCGCCCCGGGTATCGCGAGTTGTTAACCGATTAACAATCGATGCTCTGACATTAAGCGCTGAGGTCCGAAAGCGTCAAGAAATCGCTCATCCGGTCTGCGCGACCGCTAGATTCCCGCTATGACGACCGCCCTGCTGCCGGTGATCGCCGAGGCCCCCCTCGCTCTCGGCATCGCCCTCAGCCCGCTCCCGCTCGTCGCCGGCGTCGTGATCCCGCTGTCACCGCACGGTGCCGGGCGCGGGTTCGCGTTGCTCGCCGGCCGCCTGGCCGGAGTGCTCGCGGTGGTCGGGGCGGTGACCGCGCTCGCGGAGTACCTGGCCGAGATCGGTGGCGGAGCAGCCTCCACCGGCATCGGCTGGGCGCGCCTGCTGCTCGGCGTCGTGCTGGTGGTGCTCGGCGTCGTCAAGTGGACGAAGCGCCCCCACGGCGACGACGCGGAGACGCCGCCGCGCTGGATGGCCTCCCTCGAGTCGCTGTCGGGCTCGCGGGCGCTCGGGCTCGGCTTCGTACTGTCGGTCGCCAACCCGAAAGAGCTCGCGTTCGGCGGCGGCGCCGGCCTCGTGATCGGCAGCAGCCTCACCGGGTGGGGCCCGTCCGTGATCGCCGTTGCGGTTTTCGCCGCGCTCGCCTGCGTCACCGTCGCACTGCCTCCCGCCGCCGTGCTGATCGGCGGGGAGCGCTCGACGCCCGCACTCGGCGAGGTGCGCGGATGGCTCATCCGCAACACCGCCACGATCTCCGCGATCGTGCTGCTGTTCTTCGGGGCGATCCTGATCGGCAACGCGTTCGACTGACGATCGGCGGACTCGGCGGCCGCCTCGGCTCAGCGGGGCGCGGTCAGCGTCCAGAGATGGTCGACGCCGCCCGACGACGCGACGACGGCGACATCCTGCGTCAGATCGGAGAGGCTCGTCAGCCGCGTCGTGCACGCGCCGACGCCGAACCGCTCCTGGAACCACTGCGACAGCGGGCGGGCGCTCATACCCCGCCACGCGAAGAAGACGCTCTGCTTCCTGTCGCGCGCGTCGCGCGTCGCCTTCTCGTCGGCGCGCGCGAGGGCGTCCGGAAGCGCGGTGGCGATCCCGGAGGCGATCGCGGCGAGCCGTGGCGTGGTCGTCTCGGGGTTCCAGAACACCCGGATCGCGAGTCCCGTGCTGGTGCCGGCCGCGGTCGCGAAGCTGCGAGAGGCTCCGACGTAGCGTTCCTCGGCCCGGCTCCACAGCGCGAAGGCCGCGGCGGCCTGCTTCTTCGCGCCGAACACGCGCCGGTCGTCCGCGAGCGCGAGGAACGCGCCCGGCGAGGTCAGCGCCTCCGCGATCCGCGGGTAGTCCGGCATCCGCCCTCCTCCGATGAGTCCGCGGGAATCATCGCAGGCGGTCCGACCGCGTCCCCCGGCCGAGACGTGCAGACCGAACCCGGCGCACTCTCGTGAGCGGCCGCACGGAGCGCTAGAGTCCCCTCATGAAGCGCGCACTGATCGTGATCGACGTGCAGAACGAGTACGTCGACGGCAACCTGAAGATCTGCCACCCGGACCTGATGACCTCCATCCCGAACATCGAGGTGGCGATGGACGCGGCGGCCGACCACGGGGTCGCGCTCGTGATCGTGCAGCACGTCGAGGACGAGGACGCCCCCGTGTTCGCGCGCGGCTCCCACGGCGCGGCGCTGCACGAGTCGGTCGCCGACCGGACGCCGGACCACCTCATCACGAAGACGGACGTGTCCTCGTTCCGCGGCACCGACCTGGAGGACTGGCTGCGCGCGGGCGGCTACGACACGGTGACGATCGCCGGGTAC contains these protein-coding regions:
- a CDS encoding LacI family DNA-binding transcriptional regulator, which encodes MTEQLKREPGRPTMKAVAQEAGVSTATVSYVLSGRAGGGPGVSEATVQRVRDAVERLGYRPNASARAVRTGRTGLIHLSLHMLSDPWSLAVAAAVNEAANEHGLTTMILADGDWYTALNAQRADVAYIDGLGGDRADAERKLSELVESGQRLVVFDERLEPNGFDVIRSDAIPGSRLAVEHLLERHTDIACLTTRTAYASTGESRYTVYRDALRQRGLPVREDRVAFFEDTQASAFTAAIELLSGYDRPTAIYATTDFAAIAVVNAAHRLGLRVPDAVSVIGVGNTPDARLVEPALSTVGPPDFYRKQARIIVDRALGRPARDDHGELHVFDWSLVVRESTAG
- the tdh gene encoding L-threonine 3-dehydrogenase; this translates as MRALFKSEAGPGLEFRDLPEPEAGPEDVKIRVLRTGICGTDLHIQRWDDWAASAVAAPLVPGHEFFGEVVEVGPLVRDVAVGDLVSGEGHIVCGTCRNCRAGRRQMCIRTQGVGVQRDGAFAEFLVLPATNVWVHHSAIEPEVGALFDPLGNAVHTALAFPVVGEDVLVTGCGPIGLMAIAVARHVGARFIVGTDVSAQRLALAQGMGADFTVDVSQHDIRQAQQALGMREGFDVGFEMSGAPTALPQMIENMNHGGRIAMLGLPSQSIAVDWGIVVTHMLTLKGIYGREMFETWNAMGAMLQTSKPLHDAIASIVSDRFAAREWERGFAAAASAGGGKVILDWTEV
- a CDS encoding GAP family protein, with amino-acid sequence MTTALLPVIAEAPLALGIALSPLPLVAGVVIPLSPHGAGRGFALLAGRLAGVLAVVGAVTALAEYLAEIGGGAASTGIGWARLLLGVVLVVLGVVKWTKRPHGDDAETPPRWMASLESLSGSRALGLGFVLSVANPKELAFGGGAGLVIGSSLTGWGPSVIAVAVFAALACVTVALPPAAVLIGGERSTPALGEVRGWLIRNTATISAIVLLFFGAILIGNAFD
- a CDS encoding carbohydrate ABC transporter permease; protein product: MTATTAPRRRRRGPFASPWWAALFIGPTALGLLVFYLWPTVRTFVLSFTRSGPFGGSDFVGLENYARLAADPDLGRALVNTALYTVIALVGIPLAVAVAALLNTAGLRGRSVYRMLYFLPVVTMPAAVALVWKMLYNGDYGILNQALHAVGITGTSWLTNPATALYAVALVGIWAGLGTNIVIFLAGLQGIPDTLMEAASLDGAGPIRTFFSITVPLLSPSIFFVSVINVIGSLQVFDLVYLMIGRTNPALPDTRTIVYLFYQAGFLDNDRGYAAAVAFLLLVIILGLTIVQFRLQKKWVHYE
- a CDS encoding carbohydrate ABC transporter permease, coding for MNESKRRPWLVHVLLALGAVLMVFPFVWQLLTAFKTFPGSVQVPPQLLPAPWEFGNFAKVFASMPFAAMFVNSAVLTIGRTLGQVVLCTMAGYGFARIPFRGSNALFVAFLSVLMVPSQLYLLPQYEIIQSLGWLNSLQGLILPGIFSAFGTFLMRQFFLSMPAELEEAARIDGANVWQVFWRIMLPLAKPGIIALTVFTVLWSWNDLLWPLVVTTDPNRMPLSVGLAQLVGLHGTDYPVLMAGALLAALPMLLTFLFLQKQFIQGIAFSGSKG
- a CDS encoding ABC transporter substrate-binding protein; protein product: MPRHHHRRARLAALLTAALAVTGLAACSSEGDDRGPVTLQYGIWDPVQQPAMQKIADAYEKENPGVTVKIQVTPFSQYWTKLQTAVTGGSAPDVFWMNGPNSKLYASNGVLAPLDGVDTSKYSEGLTDIYTVDGKLYGVPKDFDTIGVWYDKALFDAAGVAYPEAGWTWDDYLATAKALTNPEAGVWGSAAALNDQQNYYDTIAQAGGSVISADGTTTGYDDPKTREGIQFWIDQITSGVSPTLEQMTDTSPEDAFLSGTIAMYWSGSWSANKYGQDPAVRDHVDVAPLPRGPEGNQSVVHGLANVANAKSPHLDAAKKFAVFASGEQAAGIQAASGAVIPAYEGTQQAWIDAYPSFRLSVFTDALDTAVPYPASINTAAWTAIQDQTLSQVWALSISPEEGLATLAKKMQAALDKEKK
- a CDS encoding glycine C-acetyltransferase, whose amino-acid sequence is MYGSFEQHLAGQLAEIEAAGLTKRERSIHGPQSAQIIADGAEVLNFCANNYLGLADHPALRDAAKSALDEWGYGMASVRFICGTQEQHLELERRVSQFLGTEATILYSSCFDANGGVFETLFGPEDAIVSDALNHASIIDGIRLSKAQRFRYRNRDLDDLRAQLEAAREAGARFTVIVTDGVFSMDGYIAPLREICDLADEFGALVFVDDSHAVGFVGEHGRGTPEFCGVADRVDIYTGTFGKALGGASGGYVASRQKVVDLLRQRSRPYLFSNTLAPSIVAGTLAALDLLEASDDLRARLVANARLFRELMTEAGFELLPGEHPIVPVMFHDAALTARIADEMQKHGVYVTAFSFPVVPRGEARIRVQLSAAHTDDEIRRCVAAFTAAREIVATA
- a CDS encoding Gfo/Idh/MocA family protein, whose amino-acid sequence is MDVRIGVVGFGLRGHLAREAHRPGDGSRVVAVCDLSERSRAQAAEAFPDALVTPSLDELLASGVDAVMVLTPDDRHAEVAVPALEAGVAVFCEKPLAISIDDCDRILEAAHRTGSRLYVGHNMRHMPVITLMRRLIDEGRIGEVKAVWCRHFVGNGGDFYFKDWHADRSKSVGLLLQKGAHDIDVIHWLGGGYSRRVQAIGSLSVYGGIQDRRDRSGERMHDWFSLDNWPPTTAEGLNPVVDVEDISQVNLVLDSGVLASYEQCHFTPDYWRNYTVIGTEGRLENLGDETGSEVRLWNRRHAGAAPADETFIVPEGAGGHGGADRLLIDEFVAFVRDGGTTLTSPVAARHAVAAGVVATASLRGDGGLLPVPELDAELRAYFDGGQRGREGAGRDAVV